The window ttttgaaaaaaaatcagatgGGTCTGGATATATTGCGATTAATCTTGAGTGTAGGTTTTCTTATCCAAACAAGAAAACAACATTAGAAAGTAAAGAAATATCGGAAAAATATGAACATATGAAAAGCAAATATCTTATgcatgttaaatatttaagtgGGACTAGAAATAATGTACGTTGGGAATATGGGAGATTTTATGACAAGTCTGCTGTAGGAAAACTTAAAATGAGCGAAAATGATATTTACTTAGTTTTTGTAATTTGGAGAAATATAGGAAATCTTGGTAATGATATATTAGATAATGAAAAcataattattgttaatagagataatttaaaaaaaatctacacTCCATCACTTGTAACGCGACCACAGTTCTATAGTGACGAACTCCAAAAAATCAAAGATATTAGATATGAAAATTGAAACCTGTAATACACAgactaaaataaaatgataaaattaaagacgaaacttttattacttattgctAATGTTAACTATCAGatttcctaaataaaattatccatTTATTACCCATAATTGCAAATTTTTGTCTGTCTATATCTCACCAACACAGACCAAGTtctataagaaaatttttttcggaaATCTATAGCATAAATTCCGGGGATTATCGATAAGTGTATGCCAATGATTTCGATAAAAATAACAGTGCTCCTCTTCCCTACCATTCCACTCCGCCCTATGATCAAAGATTTATTTCTCAGCGCATTATAGCTTTTCCAATATATATCACATCATAGATGCAAACGTGAAGAATCTTCACGATCAAAAATCACGTGAGGATTCAGGTCAGAATTCAGAACTAATAAACGTATCCACTTGAACACTTATCTTCATGTAATATCAAGTCAAGACGCCATGAGATATTTCCTCATCAGTGATTGTtgtactaaaaattttttattgatacaCGCAAGGAATAAATTCAAAAGTTCGGATCTCTACCCGTGATACATGAAGTCATTACGTTGCTACGTCTATCCGCCTATTTATTCCTCCGCGAGATTACTCAATGACTTTATCCTTTCATTCCCCTCTACATGAAATACCATTATCCGCATCCCCATACATTATCCATATCGTACTCATATTTACTTTGTGTTTGTGAGATAGTGAAGACAATCTGAACGGCGACCATGCAAAGCTTCATCTTTTTTGGACAGTAGCTTGATCAAATGTCACGGTCTTCCATGGATGACATGTTTGATAACattccaaataaaaaaaaatcacgtgcGCGTGAACAATGTTCACGCCGATCACtttgccaagaaaaattttttattaatatatgcaaaaaataaatacaaatgttcGGGACGTAGCCCCGTGATACATGACGTCTACATGATTACAGACTATAAGCCCACCCCTATTTTTCCATGCTAAAACCTATTTATCCGACTTTCCAGTAAGGTTGCTCGATGACCTATGCTTTTTTATTACCCTTTCTCTACTTTGAGAATCAGAATCCGGCTTCTGTGCCTCCTCCAACAACCATGCAATATGTCCGAGGACTTTTTCGACCTTATCTTGCAAATCTTCATCTTTGTACACAACAGTCACTGGTTCCGATAGCTTGAACGAAGGCTTCCCCTCGATATACGAACATTCCATAAAATACCACTCTTTCGCATCTGTGATAATTCCAAAAGTCTTTCCTGTAAACACATCTCCTTCTTCCATCTCACTTGCTTTACGTTTACGGTTCGATAAAGCAGATTCAAGTTGTACAGCATTCTGGGCAATACCCTTAAAAATATCTTCGTCCTTTACTTCTGTCACGCCAACAGTTTTTGTGGTTTGGAGTAAGTCTATTGCGAAATCAACTGGTCCATGTCCATTGGGTCCtgtgatatttttttctggTCGAAGCTCGAACTTCCCTTCGTGTAGATTCGCTCCGGCAACAAGGTAAGAACATACGTATTGTGATTTTGATGCTTCATTTCCGCTGATTGGAATGGACTTGAGACGGGCATTTAGTTCGGCTATAAGATGTTTAAGTATCGCCCGGGAAGAATCATCTTCCAGATCTTTGATCCCGCAAGTGAAAGGCGGAAAGACAGATAATGAAGGGTCCTCTGATTCACAGAGTTCGTAAAGCTGGCACACTTTTGGGAAAGTCCAATCCGAGAAAGCTTTTGAGGGTGTTTCTATGAATACGGTAAACTTTAGATTGTTCTTTGATATGAATATGCAGAGCATCTCACGAAGGTCTTGATCATTATGAGGGAAGTATTTCTCTCCATCATTCATTAAGTTGAGTTCCGCCCCATCATTTTCAAGTGCGGGTGGTTGATACATCTTGCGTATATATTCCTTGAGGCCTTCGAGAGTCGCATGTTCGATATTTGCAGTCCACTTATTTGGCTTCCGTTTCGGGTGAACAACGACGTCGAAGTCTACAATGCAATGTTCAGTTAGAAAATTCTCACGAAATCTCTCTTCCAACTATTTTATACATACCATGTGTGGACTTGTTGAGTAATGCCTGCAACGAAGCGACCTGCTCAAGTAATTCTTGTTCACGGCTCGAAGCGGTGGTGGCCTCTGGCGGAGAGACTAAGACATGAATATGTTCTTCAGGAGGTGAGTCTGGAAAGTATTTCGAAATCTTTTTCGTTGCAAGGAGCTCGTCCCCGTCATTGAGTGTGAGATTGCTTAAGAGATCGTCCTGATCGTCAggaatttcctttttccaTAGCTTGAGCCTGTCTGCAGGAAAATTGTCGAACTCTGGTGCCTTTTCTGCCTTAATAGCTTTCTTGAGTTCGCTAATAGGTTCGTCTCTACTTATTTTAACAGAGAAAGCGTTCGCGGTTGTATTTCCTTTAACAAGACAGAATAAAGTGATAGACATATTTCCGacttatatagtattttttgcgAAATGTTATTGGCTCAAAGTGCGGTATATGAGGACAAgagtaaaaagaatttatttgcGAAAAAAATACTGAGGCCTAGTATATGTGAGAAATTATTCTGTTTCACAGACCTGCCGTATGATCAGCAATTGCATGGTGCAACGAACGCCTAATCACTGCGCCTCCATAACCGTGAAGACTCTTCTCGCTTATCACCTGATATAGTGCTAC of the Rhizophagus irregularis chromosome 3, complete sequence genome contains:
- a CDS encoding Coronin-like protein crn1, whose translation is MSITLFCLVKGNTTANAFSVKISRDEPISELKKAIKAEKAPEFDNFPADRLKLWKKEIPDDQDDLLSNLTLNDGDELLATKKISKYFPDSPPEEHIHVLVSPPEATTASSREQELLEQVASLQALLNKSTHDFDVVVHPKRKPNKWTANIEHATLEGLKEYIRKMYQPPALENDGAELNLMNDGEKYFPHNDQDLREMLCIFISKNNLKFTVFIETPSKAFSDWTFPKVCQLYELCESEDPSLSVFPPFTCGIKDLEDDSSRAILKHLIAELNARLKSIPISGNEASKSQYVCSYLVAGANLHEGKFELRPEKNITGPNGHGPVDFAIDLLQTTKTVGVTEVKDEDIFKGIAQNAVQLESALSNRKRKASEMEEGDVFTGKTFGIITDAKEWYFMECSYIEGKPSFKLSEPVTVVYKDEDLQDKVEKVLGHIAWLLEEAQKPDSDSQSRERVIKKHRSSSNLTGKSDK